DNA from Amycolatopsis sp. DSM 110486:
GCGCGACTGGCCGAACATGGCGTTGCGCGGGTCGATCGAGGGCTTCTACGGCCCGCCGTGGAGCACCGCCGACCGGCTGCGGCAGATCGCGTTCCTCGGCGAGGTCAAGGCCAACACCTACGTCTACAGCGCCAAGGACGACGCCTACCTGCGCGCGCAGTGGCGCGATCCGTACCCCGCCGACGAGCTGGCCACGCTCGGGCAGCTGGTGCGGTCGGCGACCGCGCACCACGTCGACTTCACCTACGCGCTCTCGCCCGGCGTGTCGATCTGCTTCTCCTCGCCCGACGATCTCGCCGCGGTGAAGGCGAAGCTGCAGTCGGTGTACGACCTCGGCGTGCGGTCGTTCTCGATCCCGTTCGACGACATCTCCTACACCAAGTGGAACTGCGCCGCCGACCAGACGGCGTTCGGCGCGCCCGGCCAGGCCGCGGCGGGCACGGCCCAGGTGTCGCTGCTCAACGCGATCACGAGTGGCTTCGTCGAGACCCACGACGGTGCCCGTCCACTGCAGACGGTGCCCACCGAGTACAGCGACCTCAAGGACTCGCCGTACAAGACCGAGCTGCGCGAGAACCTCGACCCGTCGGTGGTCGTGCAGTGGACCGGCACGGACGTGGTGCCGCCGAGCGTCACCACCGACGAGGCGCAGCAGGTGTCCACTGTGTACGGCCGCAAGGTGTTCCTCTGGGACAACTACCCCGTGAACGACTACGAGCAGTCCGCCGGCCGGCTGCTGCTCGCGCCCTACGCCCAGCGCGAGGCCGGGCTTTCGCAGTACCTCAACGGGATCGTCGCCAACCCGATGAACCAGGAGGCGGCCAGCGAGGTCGCCGAGTTCGGCGCCACGGACTTCGCGTGGAACGACGCGGGGTACTCGCCGGAGCGCTCGTGGCCGCAAGCGCTTGCGCGGCTCGCGGGCGGCGACGCCCGGGCGACGGCCGCGTTGCAGGTGTTCGCCGACCTCGAGCACCTGGCCCCGACGTTCGGCCCGACGCCGTGGCA
Protein-coding regions in this window:
- a CDS encoding beta-N-acetylglucosaminidase domain-containing protein, whose product is MTSRKRHLAAVLAAGVSLAALVTQPATAAPAQHQPLPVVTPTPQSFARDSADLAVPDEVVLVTDGTTDAAAKDLVTTLFRQHGARKVTTVTREPRQGHALVVRLGAGTTAPAQAEGYSLTTTRGEIVIAGRDGSGQYYGAQTLRQLFVRSGHGWAISGVAVRDWPNMALRGSIEGFYGPPWSTADRLRQIAFLGEVKANTYVYSAKDDAYLRAQWRDPYPADELATLGQLVRSATAHHVDFTYALSPGVSICFSSPDDLAAVKAKLQSVYDLGVRSFSIPFDDISYTKWNCAADQTAFGAPGQAAAGTAQVSLLNAITSGFVETHDGARPLQTVPTEYSDLKDSPYKTELRENLDPSVVVQWTGTDVVPPSVTTDEAQQVSTVYGRKVFLWDNYPVNDYEQSAGRLLLAPYAQREAGLSQYLNGIVANPMNQEAASEVAEFGATDFAWNDAGYSPERSWPQALARLAGGDARATAALQVFADLEHLAPTFGPTPWQPQAPVLAAKTKAFWQRWNAGDHRVADLRAYAVQIRDAAKVIRGGRVESAFVDEASPWLDATALWGGAMVDQLDALAAAGRGDTKAAQRLTASADDLVARAQAVKTGDTNRWGVRQALVGDGVLDAFITQARAATLG